AGGCTGGATGTCGATGATGGCGATGCGGCCGCCGGGGCGCAGGGCCTGGTAGAGCTGGGGGCGTAGCGTGGAAGGGTCCTCGAAGTGATGGTAGACCATGCGCAGGAGGATGGCGTCGCAGCAGCCTTCCGGCAGGCCCAGGGTTTCCTGATCGCCTTCCACGACGCGCACGTTGGTGATTTGCTCGTCCTCGATGCGCTGGCGGATCTTCTCGAGCTCCTCCGGATCCACTTCCGTCGCCCACACCATCCCCTCTTCACCTACCTGGCGCGCCATGGGGGTGGTCCACTCCCCGTCCCCCGCGCCCACGTCCGCCACCGTCATGCCCGGGGCCAGCTGCAAGACCTCGGCAATGCGCTGAGCCTCCTCGGCGTCGCCGCTTTCCGCCTGCAAGCTGCCGCAGCCGGACCCTAGCGCCAGCACCGCCGCCACGGCCAGCACCGTGGGCAGGGTGAAGGTCGCACGAAGCTGCCGGACGAAGAGAATTCGAGCCGGTGGGCGGGGCGAGGGGGCAGAGTGCTTCATGAGTCTCATGGTAGCGCTTCTACCGGCAGAGTCCAGAGGATTCGCCATGGACTGCCATCAACCCCCGAGGTTGGCCTCCGCTCGAGTCGTCTCGCCTTGGGTCACCGTGACGCTCAGCTCTCGCTGACTGAACTTTTCGGAATCGATGGGCCGAATCTGGATCCGATATTGCCCCGGCTCGAGCTCGAAGAGCCGAGGGTTGGTATCGGCGCTCTGGTAGGTGCGGCCGGATGCGATGGGCTTGCCGCCGCCGGTGCCGCGCACCTGCAGGATGGCGTCCACCAGCTCCTCTCCCGCCAGCACCTTCACCGCCAGCAGACCGGAGCGGAACTCATGACTCCGCTCGACCCGGGCGGAGCCGCCCACCGCGACCCCCTCCAGCCGCGCCTTGGGTCGGCTCGCCAGCTCGCGGCTGAGGATCTCCACATCGTAGGTCCCCGGGGGCAGCTCGAAGACCTTGGGGTTGGAGTTGGGGCTGGTGTAGGAGCGGCCGGCGGCGGCCGGCGAGGACTCTCCGGCGGGGAAAATCTGGATCGCGGCGTCGGAGAGCTGGCCGTTGCGGGTCACTCGGATCGCCAGCTCGCCGGAGCTGAAGTCCACTTCGCGCTGCACGATCTCGTCGGAGATCCGCAGGTCTTTGATGACGTGGGCGGGAGCGCTCTTGAGCTGCACGGCGCTGACCTCGACGTCATAGACCCCTGGGGCCAGGGGCAGCAACCGCGGAT
This DNA window, taken from Acidobacteriota bacterium, encodes the following:
- a CDS encoding class I SAM-dependent methyltransferase — encoded protein: MKHSAPSPRPPARILFVRQLRATFTLPTVLAVAAVLALGSGCGSLQAESGDAEEAQRIAEVLQLAPGMTVADVGAGDGEWTTPMARQVGEEGMVWATEVDPEELEKIRQRIEDEQITNVRVVEGDQETLGLPEGCCDAILLRMVYHHFEDPSTLRPQLYQALRPGGRIAIIDIQPQEHWRELPNVPERGGHGIPPNDLVEEMTASGFRFLERHDQWDGDEDRYCAVFER